The window ACATTGCCATGTTCtcaaaagtaacaatttttattttttttagtttatttttactagtgTAAGAGGCCcacctttaaaacatttttggattatttGTTGCTGTTCTCTCATGAAGGAAGTGGAGCTGTGTTGCATAAGCTGTAATTGTTTGGAGTTGTTTGGATAAGCAGAATCACCACTACCTTGCCAAGTTGTGTTGATGAAACAGCTGCTTCATCAGATACTATGGCTTACATTATTCTTCATGTTTCTTCACCAGGAAATAAGAATTCAAGAAAAACGAAAGAAGAAGCTTGAAGAGAGGAGGTGATTAACTTACAATAGGACTATGAAACTCTCATCAAGAATTCATCATGATTATTCTGCTTCCATTTATAAATATCACCATAGTTTTTACCTAAATTATTCATAGTCCAgttaaacttcatttaaatttagcttTTATTGTCAGGTATAACTACATTTATTTCAGCAAGACATATAcatgtttataattacataatttttttgtgttacagatctttaataaaagatatagaGTCATTAGCTGATTCGGACGGTCATGATAAATGGAGAGATAAAGAGGCAGCTGAATTATCTGATCTTGTTCAAAGGCGAATACAGCATTTACAAAATCCTCCAAATTGTAGTAAAGCTCGGAAACTTTTGTGTAGCTTAAACAAGATATGTATTTATTTGATCCACctagtaatataattttgttggattttcctcttttaatttacattaagaatAATTGTGTATTTccatattatgtattattttataaaaaaaataataacattgttgTCATACTctcctgacattggttatttatttgtatatagtgAAAAGAaatgatacaagaaaaaaaatttttaaattgatatttttttttgaatttatctatTACCTCATCccccaaaatcacctcccaagaaaattttttgatttgtctatgtttactatgttaaatggaaaaaacaaaaaaaaaattccactcaagaatgtataacaaattaaaagttacgtaatatttcttttttggtggtggggatgaattttgatgaaattttatcataatattattattaaacgtttaaataaacaaaaaaaagttttaaagatttcCAAAACTGAATGTTCTTAAAATTTGATCAACTCCCTTAAAAATTGTTCCTAAATACTCcccaatattgctcccaaagtatttttttgggttatTTGCCCTACTAATAATATACCTAGAAAGACAAAaacatttcagttaaaaaatatgcaataaatagaaagacagtttttttaatttttcaaggagATAATTtggggacaattttttttttttaaatggtaagataaacgtGTAcccatgtactgagcttaatataaaatggggtatgtttgaaacattttgagaaaattgatctcgGAAACTATCTTCCCTACCCttgagatattgatcccaaacttttatcaataaattgcctcatatacacgaGCCTCTATGGAATttgatcaaaatcagtttatccagtcaatagttatttacttttaaaaatgccaacatacatacatacatatgtacatatgaacattatcCCTTTTTGGGattcctggatcatgaaacgtgaAGAAGTGCAAAAAacacccataccccattttttgactgattaccatactttccttcttgcagcatagctatgatgccaggaaggTAACATAGTTTAGCAACTAAGACTGTTCATTCAAACCTTTATAGCATATAAACAGATTAGTAAATCAAGATATGCAGTTACAGAGAGCTCTACCTATCTGTGGTCATTAGtctttataatgttaaatatgtcttatattactgaaaaaaacatCATGGTACATATGTATCATGTAATATGTTTTGTAATTAGAGAGTAGAGTGTAAACTCTACTCACATTACATTACACATTAAATACTCACATTAAATGATACATTAAAaccttcaatttttattgttaaaattatatctaatactGTCATTGGTTGAAGTGGTTTAGAATTATTTAGGAGCCAATCAGTGATAACCTTTTTTCTGGAAGTTAATAGATGATAAATTATGAACGTATGAAAGACACTGAAATATGCTATTTCAGTTGGTGGTCTGAAtatctcaaaaaattataaatatcccTAATTGTCTCAGTTCATGTCACCAGATCCTGCCAAGAATTGGAATGGATCATGATGCAGCTGAGTTCATCTGGTAATCAGTAATAGGAGTAGTTACAGACATTTTTCTCTCaaagtataattatttgaatGTTCTCAAGGAGTTGTCAGCACTCCAAATTTTATCTTCTTACACATCTAGCTGTTCTTAAATGTTAAATTCATGTACTATTCACCGTTGACAAATTATTGTTCACTGTTAAATTATTGTTCTCCTGCGCTTCCTAAATTATCTCTTTAggaactttttccattttactgTTCAGTGccactcaaataaaaaaaaatatgagaatttatttGAACATTGTAAATTATCtctgtataatgtatttaaagttatttaaacctattctgtgaaaatttaaatgaaaataacatgaggggaaaagaattacaaattattgaatttcagAGTCAGTGAAATTTTAGCCTATTTCatataatctttttgttttaaactgatttaatcctttttttcatattaacatgtttaaaatgatcattatcattgaaatttatagaccattaattaattaccatttcattaatgattgaaattaaaagtatcatatgttattttattgcctaaatgttaagaaaacaacattttttctgcttatgaaattagatttaaatattttgcatacCAGCAGATTACTGTgcttgattaaattattttatttttcataaagatttttttaaatgtatttatgtgttaataatttttacagggATGTGGTTATGGCTGTCAATTACATCAtattgtatactgtttaattGTAGCTTATGGAACCGAAAGAACAAtgatattaaaatcaaaaggTTGGAGGTATCATAGAGCAGGCTGGGAGGATATTTATAAACCAGTCAGTAATACTTGTGTCGATCCTTCTGGTACATCAACTAGTCATTGGCCAGGTAAAATTCTTGATGTTtagatatgtatatgtaataacaATGATGATTTGTTTGTTTAGTGTCATGACTATAATGATTGTTGATGATCTGAAATGAGTCACAAATTGCTCCTGAAAATGAAATactcatttttatgaataataaaaatcctttacttatttaaaaatgaaatgtcttCTTCACTGAGACAAATACATTGTTGCATATTAGTATGCCAAGCCAGCTAAAATGTAAGTGATAAAGTTCTACAAAAGATAACCTCTTTTAACTTACTGTAGGAGTACTGCctatataataaacatcattactctctgAGATAGCAACCCTAAGTGGTGCTCTTGTACCCTAGGTGCTTCACATGGATCGTGGCCATTAGAAGAGGTGGGAAAGTTAATGTAAAGCAACAGATCcccttatgaaaaatattatatacgcTGCTTCAATTCAATTgaggaaatttataataataatagtatattacttttatgtatattgtcaaatttctctccttaacAACATGAGGGAACATAATATTTCACTGTTAAGGCAAGAATTATATcaaaaagtgttgtttttttatatacatttatgttgCACATTCTTCATGActcaaaaaactttctttatatgACTGATAAATTTTAAGAGACAAGTGTTTAGATAGCATTTTTTTATCTGGCAGGGtcatagagaaaaaataaatttaactttgtaaCTACTTGGCTGATATGCATGAAGCAGTTTTATTTACATGTACAGAACAAATACGTTattaaaatacttagaaaaaacagaaaaagtgacttataatttattgttttctacttatattttattaaaattttgaagtaaaaaactgaaattctgctttattaattatttttccacgtaatataataaaacttaactgtTTGTAAAtggaacataaaattttacaatgactACTAATAGTAAGAGTATTATGTAAAATCTATATTacactacataaaaaattatctttattaatgattaatatcatcaaaaataatttatttttataaaaattatttgaatactattaccttttttatatagAATGTTTTACGAAATACTGCttgtaatcaatatttattacagCATCGGCTTAATTACTATTAATAGCTGtcccataaaaatgaaaaattattttcaatatgattaaaaaattaaaaattaatcaaggaagtgctaatattttttttataagtgatatTTTGTACTGCATTAGAAGTCAGTTTTAAagcttaaacaaataaaaaaattaataaagttaaaaccatgtaaaaattacatttttacatggtTTATGAATTACTTGGTAGCAAtgtgtttacttatttttataagaatacattttttccagtatGGTATTTCttgtgatgattttttttcatatagacaACATTTTTCTAGACCTATCATTatgaaagaactaaaattttaataaaattgatctatAAATAAAGCcgtatcaaaaatttaaaaatgttgtataacttaagcttgtgttatttattttttttaaaggtttagtCTACTGTCTTGACAACTAATCAGCTGTCATCATTACcaattagtaataaagaaatgaaataaaaatacactttttgagaaattgtaaaataattgagTAATATTACAAGGATGAAGTAACAATTAATATCATGTACATTGATTTCAAATTCTTCATTGCTACATTCTTTACATAATTTGTAAAGATCAAAAACATATCAATATTGTAAGACTTGTTCATCATAGCAATCACAAaggaaacaacaaaataatacttttattagttgaataaaatttttcttttaacattcttTTGCTCCAGTGGAATCTagcaatatttatatacattatatctaATGTTGAATGATACTAAAAGTTTCAAAGGTTAtaatagatagattttattataacacAAGAAATTGGAGATCACATTACATTACATCTCTGGCATTTTTCACAAAACCACTGTCAACATAATATTATGGCTTTGGCACACAAAATTTTCTTGACCTAAAgagttttcttataattaagtTGTTCATTAAATTCTTTCTATTAGCTCTTGTATGATTCATTTATTACTTGATCAGTCAGTATAACTCTCAATTTCCTCCTCCTCATCTATTTTCACActtaaaataccttaaaaatgataaaaaaagatataacagCTTCAGCAAAATCTGCAACTCCAGTTTGGATAACATATATATGGGTATCCACATTGATATATTTCTCAACTGAAATTGATTATATCAGTACCCCGGGATAGGGAAATTAACAGAATAAACACAGCAGATTgccatattatatatttattgctattttacttttgtttgtaatttatcttttaacttcCAATGTCAATCATAAGTAGTCTCTTATTTTCCTTATCTTAACATCTAACCcagtaaattaagatatttatacaataatagcTGCTCTACATTTATCTTGacattcaatataataaattaaggaatatgtacatacataaattaataattattctacatctatttcatatttctacaaatatttcaCACATATGTGTGAATATTGTCATTATACCGGTTTTTGTAATCTTTGGTAAATAAAATGTTGTCTtgatattgtttcttttatttcattattattataatctggtTTTATATAGTTTACTTTCCAATTTTGAACTTGTGGGCTTGATCCCACAAATAGAAAGAGTGCAGTGCAGGTGATGCAACTTCCattaatgaagaagaagaaaaaaagagatgggaaggaagagagagagacagtCAACCAACAGAGGGACTGGCTCATAATAGGGTTAATCAGGGTAGTTTACCATCTTACCAGGATGTAGATTAATCCTAATTACACATTAATATAACATTCCAGGAATGAATAGTAGTTTTATTCTTCcactttgaaaaacaaaaaaaaacactactcAACATTTGCCCGAACGATTCTTGTGGGAAATCAGTTCTATATATGTTCTTTAGATGATCTTacatagaaaatacaaaatactcTTTAGACATggccataattaattattataaggcAAGAATTGAGTTAAAGAAATGTAATGTgccattagaaaataatttttctctggaAGTTATAATTCTTGTAGTATAGTTAATGGAAAAGCAGtgttattggaaaaataattttacttattgattTCTACCaatttgaacttaaaattaattttcatttttaattatttatttgactgatgaattaattcaccacagaagctgcACCTGAGAATGTGAAAATGGaatttatagcttacaaaaatTGCCATGACTGACCAGgttttgaacccaggacctcggGATGAAAGCCGAGGCATTATCTTTGTGCCATgtagattagaaaattataaatttatattttaaataaatccattttatttaataaactttatttatactcatttataaattcatattttgttaaaacagtaaaaaatgttttccaggTACTCCAAATACTCAGGTTGTGCAGCTACCAATAGTAGATTCCATAGCGCCTAGACCACCATATTTACCATTATCTATACCTAAAGATTTAGCGCCTAGAATTTCTAGATTACGTGGTAATCCTTTTGTATGGTGGGTtggacaattttttaaatatttactaagacCTCAACCAGCTACTAAAACTATGTTAGATACTGCTGCTgaaaaacttaactttaaaaaaccAATAGTCGGGTAAGTATTGATAGTTAtggtaattttaatgtgtttttagatTCAAGAGCTATTCTATTATTtacagctttacaagattctcttactaatgccagttctttcatttaattaacccatttatatctttagcctgtaacaatttgttttaaatattctaaaacttgcctacttgaataatatgaattcaatcaattgactggtttcatgcagctttacaagattctctttctagtcccaactctttcatttaattatcccatttatatctttagcctg of the Lycorma delicatula isolate Av1 chromosome 10, ASM4794821v1, whole genome shotgun sequence genome contains:
- the LOC142330890 gene encoding alpha-(1,6)-fucosyltransferase-like produces the protein MFSVRSLIKDIESLADSDGHDKWRDKEAAELSDLVQRRIQHLQNPPNCSKARKLLCSLNKICIYLIHLGCGYGCQLHHIVYCLIVAYGTERTMILKSKGWRYHRAGWEDIYKPVSNTCVDPSGTSTSHWPGTPNTQVVQLPIVDSIAPRPPYLPLSIPKDLAPRISRLRGNPFVWWVGQFFKYLLRPQPATKTMLDTAAEKLNFKKPIVGIHVRRTDKIGTEAAFHSVEEYMRKVEQYYEQLAMTQDVPVKRVYLASDDPKVFVDVRLKSPIFSIFA